One Amaranthus tricolor cultivar Red isolate AtriRed21 chromosome 10, ASM2621246v1, whole genome shotgun sequence genomic window carries:
- the LOC130826147 gene encoding uncharacterized protein LOC130826147, translated as MANATHQNPDFHISKAPHKLNTNKQIVPKNKLSKKLSPKLKTKMRNPSFSNKALKVVHISSPMKYKATVAEFRALVQGLTGRDAVIDWPDEPAHGSDQNQCKTDGNIISVDDGGNYGVCEQVDNQDPHHDFEEGACFGSSDLSYDYFGNFHSDVDDHDYDMELESLRAFMVDDDH; from the coding sequence atggctAATGCAACCCACCAAAACCCTGATTTTCATATCTCAAAAGCTCCTCATAAATTAAACACTAATAAACAAATTGTACCCAAAAACAAACTCTCAAAAAAATTATCCCCAAAACTCAAGACAAAAATGAGGAACCCTAGTTTTTCCAACAAAGCTCTTAAAGTTGTTCATATATCTAGCCCTATGAAATACAAAGCCACCGTGGCTGAGTTTCGGGCCTTAGTTCAGGGCCTAACGGGCCGTGATGCCGTCATTGACTGGCCCGATGAGCCCGCCCATGGTAGTGATCAAAATCAATGTAAAACAGATGGTAATATAATTAGTGTTGATGATGGTGGTAATTATGGTGTCTGTGAGCAGGTGGATAATCAAGATCCTCATCATGATTTTGAAGAGGGCGCTTGTTTTGGATCGTCTGATCTTAGCTATGATTATTTTGGAAATTTCCATAGTGATGTTGATGATCATGACTATGATATGGAATTGGAAAGTCTTCGAGCATTTATGGTCGATGATGATCATTAG